A part of Anabas testudineus chromosome 7, fAnaTes1.2, whole genome shotgun sequence genomic DNA contains:
- the kansl2 gene encoding KAT8 regulatory NSL complex subunit 2 isoform X2, translating into MQENRRSVLQKLDGAGMLRERPAMNRIRIHVLPSSRNRVTQTPRPQEPQTCSFTQRPCSQPRLEGLEYCIKHILEDKNAPYKQCNYVSAKNGKRCPNAAPKVERKDGVTFCAEHARRNAMALRAQMRKASSGPSPEALLSQLSGYSRPETHNLDGGRSEGSRILDDDSLSEEEQGPLVLDQTWRGDPDSEADSIDSDHEDPLKHAGVYTAEEVALITREKLIRLQSLYIDQFKRLQHLLKEKKRRYLHNRKVEHETLGSGLLTGPEGLSMKERENLKKLKALRRYRRRYGVEALLHRQLRERRQAVTDGAPQPHSRTVYEKCMSFVEGTRCPNPCLPMTRHCVSHIYQDSNQVLFKMCPGLKDVPCDRTVHMGQSDDPRCPLHLTLPPPMYQPEQEPQPQEQLTPASRDMYLSAAELQPTESLPLEFSDDLDVEGDGMQGPPSPLQFDTALALEDQTIRAIAEAPMEILTGEDPDQVDLDASGQELSERDVDAIMDDQVVSEVVGGEEDAADNSFHVSATVDAPR; encoded by the exons ATGCAGGAAAATCGACGTAGTGTGCTGCAGAAGCTGGACGGGGCTGGGATGCTGAGAGAAAG ACCTGCAATGAACAGAATACGGATCCATGTTTTGCCATCAAGTCGTAATCGGGTGACCCAGACGCCCCGACCTCAGGAACCTCAGACCTGCTCATTTACCCAGAGACCATGCTCTCAGCCCCGCCTCGAAGGCCTGGAGTACTGCATCAAACACATTCTGGAGGACAAGAATGCACCGTACAAGCAGTGCAACTATGTCTCTGCTAAAAATGGCAAGCGTTGCCCCAATGCTGCACCAAAGGTTGAGAGGAAAGATGG AGTGACGTTCTGTGCCGAGCATGCTCGCAGGAATGCCATGGCTCTCCGAGCTCAGATGAGAAAGGCATCTTCTGGCCCATCCCCAGAGGCACTGTTATCTCAACTTAGCGGATACAGTCGTCCAGAAACACACAACCTTGATGGGGGCCGCTCTGAAGGAAGTCGAATTCTAG ATGACGATAGTCTgagtgaggaggagcagggacCCTTGGTACTTGACCAAACGTGGAGAGGAGACCCTGACAGTGAAGCTGACAGCATTGACAGTGACCACGAGGATCCTCTGAA ACATGCAGGAGTGTACACAGCAGAGGAAGTGGCACTCATCACTCGAGAAAAACTCATCAGGCTTCAGTCCCTCTATATTGATCAGTTTAAACGCCTGCAGCACCTGCTGAAGGAGAAGAAGCGTCGATACTTGCACAACCGCAAAGTGGAGCATGAAACTCTTG GTAGCGGTCTGCTGACAGGGCCTGAAGGACTGTCcatgaaagagagggagaaccTGAAGAAGCTCAAAGCTCTGCGTCGATACCGTCGTCGGTATGGTGTGGAAGCCCTGCTTCACCGACAGCTAAGGGAGAGGAGGCAGGCTGTGACAGATGGAGCTCCTCAG CCCCATTCAAGAACAGTGTATGAAAAATGCATGTCCTTTGTGGAGGGAACTCGGTGTCCCAACCCTTGCCTGCCCATGACCAGACACTGTGTTTCAC ATATCTACCAGGATAGCAATCAGGTGCTTTTCAAAATGTGTCCAGGTCTGAAAGATGTCCCGTGTGACCGTACGGTTCACATGGGTCAGTCTGATGATCCTCGCTGCCCACTTCACCTCACCCTACCACCTCCCATGTACCAGCCTGAGCAGGAACCTCAACCACAGGAGCAGCTCACGCCTGCAAGCAGAGACATGTATCTGAGTGCAGCAGAGCTCCAGCCCACAGAGAGCCTTCCCCTTGAGTTCAGTGAT GATCTAGATGTGGAAGGGGATGGTATGCAGGGTCCTCCATCCCCTCTACAGTTTGACACAGCCCTGGCCCTGGAGGACCAGACGATCAGAGCCATTGCTGAAGCCCCAATGGAGATTCTGACTGGAGAAGACCCAGACCAGGTTGACCTGGATGCCTCAGGACAGGAGCTTTCAGAAAGAGATGTGGATGCCATCATGGATGACCAG GTGGTGTCAGAGGTTGTAGGAGGTGAAGAAGACGCCGCTGATAATTCATTCCATGTCTCTGCAACAGTTGATGCTCCCAGATGA
- the kansl2 gene encoding KAT8 regulatory NSL complex subunit 2 isoform X3 encodes MNRIRIHVLPSSRNRVTQTPRPQEPQTCSFTQRPCSQPRLEGLEYCIKHILEDKNAPYKQCNYVSAKNGKRCPNAAPKVERKDGVTFCAEHARRNAMALRAQMRKASSGPSPEALLSQLSGYSRPETHNLDGGRSEGSRILDDDSLSEEEQGPLVLDQTWRGDPDSEADSIDSDHEDPLKHAGVYTAEEVALITREKLIRLQSLYIDQFKRLQHLLKEKKRRYLHNRKVEHETLGSGLLTGPEGLSMKERENLKKLKALRRYRRRYGVEALLHRQLRERRQAVTDGAPQVCPISSPHSRTVYEKCMSFVEGTRCPNPCLPMTRHCVSHIYQDSNQVLFKMCPGLKDVPCDRTVHMGQSDDPRCPLHLTLPPPMYQPEQEPQPQEQLTPASRDMYLSAAELQPTESLPLEFSDDLDVEGDGMQGPPSPLQFDTALALEDQTIRAIAEAPMEILTGEDPDQVDLDASGQELSERDVDAIMDDQVVSEVVGGEEDAADNSFHVSATVDAPR; translated from the exons ATGAACAGAATACGGATCCATGTTTTGCCATCAAGTCGTAATCGGGTGACCCAGACGCCCCGACCTCAGGAACCTCAGACCTGCTCATTTACCCAGAGACCATGCTCTCAGCCCCGCCTCGAAGGCCTGGAGTACTGCATCAAACACATTCTGGAGGACAAGAATGCACCGTACAAGCAGTGCAACTATGTCTCTGCTAAAAATGGCAAGCGTTGCCCCAATGCTGCACCAAAGGTTGAGAGGAAAGATGG AGTGACGTTCTGTGCCGAGCATGCTCGCAGGAATGCCATGGCTCTCCGAGCTCAGATGAGAAAGGCATCTTCTGGCCCATCCCCAGAGGCACTGTTATCTCAACTTAGCGGATACAGTCGTCCAGAAACACACAACCTTGATGGGGGCCGCTCTGAAGGAAGTCGAATTCTAG ATGACGATAGTCTgagtgaggaggagcagggacCCTTGGTACTTGACCAAACGTGGAGAGGAGACCCTGACAGTGAAGCTGACAGCATTGACAGTGACCACGAGGATCCTCTGAA ACATGCAGGAGTGTACACAGCAGAGGAAGTGGCACTCATCACTCGAGAAAAACTCATCAGGCTTCAGTCCCTCTATATTGATCAGTTTAAACGCCTGCAGCACCTGCTGAAGGAGAAGAAGCGTCGATACTTGCACAACCGCAAAGTGGAGCATGAAACTCTTG GTAGCGGTCTGCTGACAGGGCCTGAAGGACTGTCcatgaaagagagggagaaccTGAAGAAGCTCAAAGCTCTGCGTCGATACCGTCGTCGGTATGGTGTGGAAGCCCTGCTTCACCGACAGCTAAGGGAGAGGAGGCAGGCTGTGACAGATGGAGCTCCTCAGGTGTGCCCCATAAGTTCG CCCCATTCAAGAACAGTGTATGAAAAATGCATGTCCTTTGTGGAGGGAACTCGGTGTCCCAACCCTTGCCTGCCCATGACCAGACACTGTGTTTCAC ATATCTACCAGGATAGCAATCAGGTGCTTTTCAAAATGTGTCCAGGTCTGAAAGATGTCCCGTGTGACCGTACGGTTCACATGGGTCAGTCTGATGATCCTCGCTGCCCACTTCACCTCACCCTACCACCTCCCATGTACCAGCCTGAGCAGGAACCTCAACCACAGGAGCAGCTCACGCCTGCAAGCAGAGACATGTATCTGAGTGCAGCAGAGCTCCAGCCCACAGAGAGCCTTCCCCTTGAGTTCAGTGAT GATCTAGATGTGGAAGGGGATGGTATGCAGGGTCCTCCATCCCCTCTACAGTTTGACACAGCCCTGGCCCTGGAGGACCAGACGATCAGAGCCATTGCTGAAGCCCCAATGGAGATTCTGACTGGAGAAGACCCAGACCAGGTTGACCTGGATGCCTCAGGACAGGAGCTTTCAGAAAGAGATGTGGATGCCATCATGGATGACCAG GTGGTGTCAGAGGTTGTAGGAGGTGAAGAAGACGCCGCTGATAATTCATTCCATGTCTCTGCAACAGTTGATGCTCCCAGATGA
- the kansl2 gene encoding KAT8 regulatory NSL complex subunit 2 isoform X1, which yields MQENRRSVLQKLDGAGMLRERPAMNRIRIHVLPSSRNRVTQTPRPQEPQTCSFTQRPCSQPRLEGLEYCIKHILEDKNAPYKQCNYVSAKNGKRCPNAAPKVERKDGVTFCAEHARRNAMALRAQMRKASSGPSPEALLSQLSGYSRPETHNLDGGRSEGSRILDDDSLSEEEQGPLVLDQTWRGDPDSEADSIDSDHEDPLKHAGVYTAEEVALITREKLIRLQSLYIDQFKRLQHLLKEKKRRYLHNRKVEHETLGSGLLTGPEGLSMKERENLKKLKALRRYRRRYGVEALLHRQLRERRQAVTDGAPQVCPISSPHSRTVYEKCMSFVEGTRCPNPCLPMTRHCVSHIYQDSNQVLFKMCPGLKDVPCDRTVHMGQSDDPRCPLHLTLPPPMYQPEQEPQPQEQLTPASRDMYLSAAELQPTESLPLEFSDDLDVEGDGMQGPPSPLQFDTALALEDQTIRAIAEAPMEILTGEDPDQVDLDASGQELSERDVDAIMDDQVVSEVVGGEEDAADNSFHVSATVDAPR from the exons ATGCAGGAAAATCGACGTAGTGTGCTGCAGAAGCTGGACGGGGCTGGGATGCTGAGAGAAAG ACCTGCAATGAACAGAATACGGATCCATGTTTTGCCATCAAGTCGTAATCGGGTGACCCAGACGCCCCGACCTCAGGAACCTCAGACCTGCTCATTTACCCAGAGACCATGCTCTCAGCCCCGCCTCGAAGGCCTGGAGTACTGCATCAAACACATTCTGGAGGACAAGAATGCACCGTACAAGCAGTGCAACTATGTCTCTGCTAAAAATGGCAAGCGTTGCCCCAATGCTGCACCAAAGGTTGAGAGGAAAGATGG AGTGACGTTCTGTGCCGAGCATGCTCGCAGGAATGCCATGGCTCTCCGAGCTCAGATGAGAAAGGCATCTTCTGGCCCATCCCCAGAGGCACTGTTATCTCAACTTAGCGGATACAGTCGTCCAGAAACACACAACCTTGATGGGGGCCGCTCTGAAGGAAGTCGAATTCTAG ATGACGATAGTCTgagtgaggaggagcagggacCCTTGGTACTTGACCAAACGTGGAGAGGAGACCCTGACAGTGAAGCTGACAGCATTGACAGTGACCACGAGGATCCTCTGAA ACATGCAGGAGTGTACACAGCAGAGGAAGTGGCACTCATCACTCGAGAAAAACTCATCAGGCTTCAGTCCCTCTATATTGATCAGTTTAAACGCCTGCAGCACCTGCTGAAGGAGAAGAAGCGTCGATACTTGCACAACCGCAAAGTGGAGCATGAAACTCTTG GTAGCGGTCTGCTGACAGGGCCTGAAGGACTGTCcatgaaagagagggagaaccTGAAGAAGCTCAAAGCTCTGCGTCGATACCGTCGTCGGTATGGTGTGGAAGCCCTGCTTCACCGACAGCTAAGGGAGAGGAGGCAGGCTGTGACAGATGGAGCTCCTCAGGTGTGCCCCATAAGTTCG CCCCATTCAAGAACAGTGTATGAAAAATGCATGTCCTTTGTGGAGGGAACTCGGTGTCCCAACCCTTGCCTGCCCATGACCAGACACTGTGTTTCAC ATATCTACCAGGATAGCAATCAGGTGCTTTTCAAAATGTGTCCAGGTCTGAAAGATGTCCCGTGTGACCGTACGGTTCACATGGGTCAGTCTGATGATCCTCGCTGCCCACTTCACCTCACCCTACCACCTCCCATGTACCAGCCTGAGCAGGAACCTCAACCACAGGAGCAGCTCACGCCTGCAAGCAGAGACATGTATCTGAGTGCAGCAGAGCTCCAGCCCACAGAGAGCCTTCCCCTTGAGTTCAGTGAT GATCTAGATGTGGAAGGGGATGGTATGCAGGGTCCTCCATCCCCTCTACAGTTTGACACAGCCCTGGCCCTGGAGGACCAGACGATCAGAGCCATTGCTGAAGCCCCAATGGAGATTCTGACTGGAGAAGACCCAGACCAGGTTGACCTGGATGCCTCAGGACAGGAGCTTTCAGAAAGAGATGTGGATGCCATCATGGATGACCAG GTGGTGTCAGAGGTTGTAGGAGGTGAAGAAGACGCCGCTGATAATTCATTCCATGTCTCTGCAACAGTTGATGCTCCCAGATGA